DNA sequence from the Candidatus Methanomethylicota archaeon genome:
AATTACCTCCCGGATCAGAAGTTCTGTAAGCAGCGTGCTTTCACCACTAACTAGCTATAGGGATGGACTTGTTAGGAGCGGCCTTAGAGACCAGGACAGTTGGGCTGATGAGTATAAATTCGCCTTCGAAATTACAGAGCCCTTTGGATGTATAAGATTCGTTAAGGAGCCTGTGATAGAAGCCTCTGAGCCTCCAGAGGAGGTTAAGCGCGAAGTAGAGGAGGAGGCTGTTAAGTTCGCCTTGAAGATTGAGGCGGATGAGGGAAGGATAGCCGTAATAGTCCCAGAATCGGAACACTACGATATCAGGAGTATTAATCCTAAGACCGGCGAGATTAGGAAAATTGAGGTTAAGGGTCACGCTGGTCCAGAAATATACGGTGAGCTTACAGATGATGAGGCTGAGCTCGCTAGAAGAGAGGGGGACAATTACTGGCTTTACATAGTATACAATGTGAAGAGCGACTCACCGAAACTCCTCAGGTTCAGGAATCCCTTAGTGACAATGAATTGGAAAGTCTTTGAAAGAGTTGAGAAGAGATATAGACTCTGGCCTAAGGGGTAAAATACACACATGTGGTGAAATGAGAGCATGGTTGAAGTAAAAATCTTAAGTGGAGCGAGGAGTATAGGTGGAAACTTCATTAGGATAGAGGATAAGGACCGAGTACTGATTTTCGATCAGGGTTTAAGATTTGATGTAATGGAGAAGTTCTATAGAGGATTCATAACACCTAAAGGTTTGAAAGAGCTTAGGGAAATAGGTGCTGCACCTAAGGTTGAGTGGTATAGAGGGGTAAATGCTATTTACATATCACATATGCATTTAGATCATCTAGGTCTTCTCTCGAACATTCCATTGAGAACCAATGTTTACTTGCCAAGCATAAGCATATATGAGGTTTTGGAGGAAAGGTGGCACAATTCACCAACATGGCTTTCAATGATTCCAAGAAAATATTATGTTGAGCTTAAGGAGCTTAGACCTATGGAAATTGATGAGAATAACATAATGCCTTTACCTGTTTCACATAGTGCATATCCAGCTTATGCTCTATTATATTTTGGAAGTGATGAAAATATACTCTATACTGGAGATTTTAGGATTGAGGGT
Encoded proteins:
- a CDS encoding DUF3883 domain-containing protein yields the protein LDDFFGILYTKGKMITIVSYGEHEDTLLLVNLKVLYNSATLYSEPIGVFLTSGRIIRGADLLTEISTALSKCIGASEGDNLSIPLNLKALITSRIRSSVSSVLSPLTSYRDGLVRSGLRDQDSWADEYKFAFEITEPFGCIRFVKEPVIEASEPPEEVKREVEEEAVKFALKIEADEGRIAVIVPESEHYDIRSINPKTGEIRKIEVKGHAGPEIYGELTDDEAELARREGDNYWLYIVYNVKSDSPKLLRFRNPLVTMNWKVFERVEKRYRLWPKG